The following are encoded in a window of Kitasatospora sp. NBC_01250 genomic DNA:
- a CDS encoding phosphatidylglycerol lysyltransferase domain-containing protein, translating into MSVPVSTEQPSQAPEQPRRKGLQTLRSQAAAVPRAWLPGAVGYACLLIGLVDIASAVFPKLRRTRMHTWAGQLPGTTTTLATAGTLLVGILLVLLAHALRRRKQRAWRMVCVLLPVGAALHVLRWHQVGPAVVSVVLFAVMLVHRREFYAKADPRTRWRALLNLVVMGAISLGLGLLIVSAHPAKEMGRPSLIDRLHETVWGLFGLDGPISYHPDRIGDVVGYSLAGLGLLTAFSTAYLLLRPEKPEPELTADEEVKVRALLERHGERDSLGYFALRRDKSVLFSPTGKAAISYRVISGVMLASGDPVGDVEAWPGAIKVFMAQAREHAWVPAVVGCSEVGGEVWTREAGLDALELGDEAIVDATTFSMAGRAMRNVRQMVKRIERNGYSCQVRRVSDLTREEKLRIADAAARWRGTDTERGFSMALGRFGDPADDNCVVVTAHKAPEEGESPSNTGGDDLKAVLHFVPWGPDGISLELMRRDRAADPGLNELLIVAALQAVPAMGIRRVSLNFAMFRSALARGERIGAGPVLRAWRGLLVFLSRWFQIESLYKFNAKFQPEWEPRFMVYPNTRDLPRIGFAVMQAEAFITLGMPKFGRKRQRQGLMPVTAGEGTSIAPAA; encoded by the coding sequence ATGAGTGTTCCCGTGTCCACTGAGCAGCCTTCTCAGGCCCCGGAGCAGCCCCGCCGAAAGGGTCTGCAGACGCTGCGCAGCCAGGCGGCCGCGGTACCGCGCGCCTGGCTGCCGGGTGCGGTGGGCTACGCCTGCCTGCTGATCGGGCTGGTGGACATCGCCAGTGCCGTCTTCCCGAAGCTGCGCCGCACCAGGATGCACACCTGGGCCGGTCAGCTGCCGGGAACCACCACCACGCTGGCCACCGCGGGCACCCTGCTGGTCGGCATCCTGCTGGTGCTGCTGGCGCACGCGCTGCGCCGCCGCAAGCAGCGGGCCTGGCGGATGGTCTGCGTGCTGCTGCCGGTCGGCGCCGCGCTGCACGTGCTGCGCTGGCACCAGGTCGGCCCCGCCGTCGTCTCGGTGGTGCTCTTCGCGGTGATGCTGGTGCACCGCCGCGAGTTCTACGCCAAGGCCGACCCGCGCACCCGCTGGCGGGCGCTGCTGAACCTGGTCGTGATGGGCGCGATCAGCCTGGGCCTGGGCCTGCTGATCGTCAGCGCGCACCCGGCCAAGGAGATGGGCCGCCCGAGTCTGATCGACCGGCTGCACGAGACCGTCTGGGGCCTGTTCGGCCTGGACGGCCCGATCAGCTACCACCCGGACCGGATCGGCGACGTGGTCGGCTACTCGCTGGCCGGCCTCGGCCTGCTGACCGCCTTCTCCACCGCCTACCTGCTGCTGCGCCCGGAGAAGCCGGAGCCGGAGCTGACCGCCGACGAGGAGGTCAAGGTCCGCGCCCTGCTGGAGCGGCACGGCGAGCGCGACTCGCTGGGCTACTTCGCGCTGCGCCGGGACAAGAGTGTGCTCTTCTCGCCGACCGGCAAGGCGGCGATCTCCTACCGGGTGATCTCCGGCGTGATGCTCGCCTCCGGTGACCCGGTGGGCGACGTGGAGGCCTGGCCGGGTGCCATCAAGGTCTTCATGGCGCAGGCCCGTGAGCACGCCTGGGTGCCGGCCGTGGTCGGCTGCAGCGAGGTCGGCGGCGAGGTCTGGACCCGCGAGGCGGGGCTGGACGCGCTGGAGCTGGGCGACGAGGCGATCGTCGACGCGACCACCTTCTCGATGGCCGGCCGCGCGATGCGCAACGTGCGCCAGATGGTCAAGCGGATCGAGCGCAACGGCTACTCCTGCCAGGTGCGCCGGGTCAGTGACCTGACCCGCGAGGAGAAGCTGCGGATCGCCGACGCCGCCGCCCGCTGGCGCGGCACCGACACCGAGCGCGGCTTCTCGATGGCGCTGGGCCGTTTCGGTGACCCCGCCGACGACAACTGCGTGGTGGTCACCGCGCACAAGGCCCCGGAAGAAGGGGAGTCACCGAGCAACACTGGCGGTGACGACCTCAAGGCCGTGCTGCACTTCGTGCCGTGGGGCCCGGACGGCATCTCGCTGGAGCTGATGCGCCGCGACCGGGCGGCGGACCCCGGCCTGAACGAGCTGCTGATCGTGGCGGCGCTGCAGGCGGTGCCCGCGATGGGCATCCGCCGGGTCTCGCTGAACTTCGCGATGTTCCGCTCCGCGCTGGCCCGTGGTGAGCGGATCGGCGCAGGACCGGTGCTGCGTGCCTGGCGCGGGCTGCTGGTCTTCCTCTCGCGCTGGTTCCAGATCGAGTCGCTGTACAAGTTCAACGCCAAGTTCCAGCCGGAGTGGGAGCCGCGGTTCATGGTCTACCCGAACACCCGGGACCTGCCGCGGATCGGCTTCGCGGTGATGCAGGCCGAGGCCTTCATCACGCTGGGCATGCCGAAGTTCGGCCGCAAGCGCCAGCGTCAGGGCCTGATGCCGGTGACCGCGGGCGAGGGCACGTCGATCGCGCCGGCCGCCTAG
- the folP gene encoding dihydropteroate synthase — translation MNNPLPGFPHLERCAVMGVVNVTPDSFSDGGQWLDPDAAVAHGLDLVARGADLVDVGGESTRPGSTRVTETEELRRVLPVVRQLAAAGVLVSVDTMRAVVAEQALAAGAVLVNDVSGGLADPAMAAVVAEHGAPFVVMHWRGQSADMDRLAVYGDVVADVVAELTVRIEALLAAGVKEEQLILDPGLGFAKTSEHNWSLLAGLDALTALGRPVLVAASRKRFLGTLLADPETGQLRPARQRDDATAAISVLSARAGAWAVRVHDVAGTADAVRVVAAWRAAAAG, via the coding sequence ATGAACAACCCGCTGCCCGGTTTTCCGCACCTCGAGCGCTGTGCCGTGATGGGCGTCGTCAACGTGACGCCCGACTCCTTCTCGGACGGCGGGCAGTGGCTGGATCCGGACGCCGCGGTGGCGCACGGTCTTGACCTGGTGGCCCGCGGCGCGGACCTGGTGGACGTCGGCGGGGAGTCGACCCGCCCCGGGTCGACGCGGGTCACCGAGACGGAGGAGCTGCGCCGGGTGCTGCCGGTGGTCCGGCAGCTGGCCGCGGCCGGGGTGCTGGTCTCGGTGGACACCATGCGGGCCGTGGTGGCCGAGCAGGCGCTGGCGGCGGGGGCGGTGCTGGTCAACGACGTCTCCGGCGGGCTGGCCGACCCGGCGATGGCCGCGGTGGTGGCCGAGCACGGGGCGCCGTTCGTGGTGATGCACTGGCGCGGCCAGTCGGCCGACATGGACCGGCTCGCGGTCTACGGCGACGTGGTGGCCGACGTGGTGGCCGAGCTGACGGTGCGGATCGAGGCGCTGCTGGCGGCCGGGGTCAAGGAGGAGCAGCTGATCCTGGATCCCGGGCTCGGCTTCGCCAAGACCAGCGAGCACAACTGGTCGCTGCTGGCGGGTTTGGACGCGCTCACCGCCTTGGGCCGCCCCGTGCTGGTGGCCGCATCCCGCAAGCGCTTCCTGGGTACGCTGCTCGCCGACCCGGAAACCGGGCAGCTGCGCCCGGCTCGGCAGCGCGACGACGCCACCGCGGCGATCTCGGTGCTCTCGGCCCGGGCCGGGGCCTGGGCCGTGCGGGTGCACGACGTGGCGGGCACCGCGGACGCCGTCCGGGTGGTGGCCGCCTGGCGGGCGGCCGCGGCCGGCTGA
- a CDS encoding nuclear transport factor 2 family protein, producing MLGNGAAAARAAADREAVLAANQRLYEALENGDLEAIEDVWLSAADADDKSGVVCVHPGWPVLRGRAQVTRSYLLIMMNTEYIQFFLTDVECEVQGDVALVTCTENILSGGEAEEEGELGPLVGGKVVSSNLFRRTASGWRLWSHHGSPVLTSGDDEDED from the coding sequence ATGCTGGGCAACGGCGCGGCGGCCGCTCGGGCCGCCGCCGACCGGGAGGCAGTGCTGGCCGCCAACCAGCGGCTCTACGAGGCGCTGGAGAACGGTGACCTGGAGGCCATCGAGGACGTCTGGCTCTCCGCCGCGGACGCCGACGACAAGTCCGGCGTGGTCTGCGTGCACCCGGGGTGGCCGGTGCTGCGCGGGCGGGCGCAGGTCACCCGGTCGTACCTGCTGATCATGATGAACACCGAGTACATCCAGTTCTTCCTGACCGACGTCGAGTGCGAGGTGCAGGGTGATGTGGCCCTGGTCACCTGCACCGAGAACATCCTGTCCGGCGGCGAGGCCGAGGAGGAGGGCGAGCTGGGACCGCTGGTCGGCGGCAAGGTCGTCTCCAGCAACCTGTTCCGTCGCACCGCCTCCGGCTGGCGTCTCTGGTCGCACCATGGCTCACCCGTGCTGACCAGCGGGGATGACGAGGACGAGGACTG